The DNA window AGGCTGGAATTGGCATTGGAATTGAGCACAGAGACAACTGCAAAGAGTGGCGCGAAGTGGCCGCTGCATCAGCAACCTGTTGCCAGTTGCAGGTTGCCACCACCGCTAGAACACGATTCTTGTGCTGGATCCTCTTCAATTAAATTGCCAGTCGCACAAGCCGATGTCTGTGTTAGAAGTAGTTgcgaaaaaaacaaaaactggaGTAGGCCTGCAATTTCTCAGTGATCTCGCTCATTGATTTCTTTTAGCTTTAATTGCCCCCGGGTCCCCGCGGTATTGGCCATAAATAACGCTGGCTCTCTAAGTAGCCTGCTAACGGTTTCCGACTCCATTCTGTAACCCACCACTTCAGACTACGGTCTTCAGACATGAGACGCCTCCAATTAACGCTTGACGGCCATCGCATGGGAAAGTTGTTGACAAAACTGGCGCTGGCGGCAGATCGATCTCAAAATCCAGAGTAGAAAGTAAATTCTATCCATCTAGCGTTGCGAAAAATCCGCTTTACCGATTTGGTCACCTAATTTACTTTCACACAATTAGCAAACAAATACTCCGACTCGCATTAGGGAAATCTTTATTGCGGTAGCCATGGTTTTATTACCCCAATAACATGTCCGTCGCACTACGATACGCTTTTCTCAATACTATATTTTGGTAACAAGTAGCACGCGAAATTTAATCTTATCTTCTGTCCAGCTAATCCAGTTCGAAAAAGAGTTCAAACATGACTAACAAAATTCAAGGAATAGGGTTCTTAAAAAGCCAATGATTCACAAGTTTGAGGTGAATATATGAATTACCCCAAACTCCTGGAGGAACCCAGATCATCTAAAGGGAGAACTGCAAGAAAAAACGTAATATATGTTAAAATAATGTATGCATTACTCACATGTGATTtgcatattcatatatatcCGTTAATGAAAGTGAATTGCGATGCCGAGGGCGTTGAATGCCAAGCATTCATCAATGAACATCCATTACTCAGTCGAATGGTTAAACATAGTTGCAGTTTAAACCGCAGGTATagattataaattaaaatgcagtACGACATTGTTAATTAGCTGATAAATCATTATCGGCCCGCGACGAAAAATGAAAGCGAATCGAATGCGGAGACCTGGTTGCTGCCCTCAATATAGACACGCGTCGTGAAAGAATGCCCATGTCCAAGTTCCATTCCATGTCCAAGTTCCTATGCAGCACACCCCCAAATGCGTTGGTCCCCAAAAAGGGCCCTTAGAGGTAGTGAAAATAATGACTGACTGCATGCATATTCAAAAATATACACTGCAAGAAATCGGAAGTGGATATGTCATGTATAAATCGGCCAAGTTGTCACAAGTTAAAATAACATAATACATATACAAATCGTAGAACTGTGTAAATGTGATATATATGCAGCATTATACTTTTATTCGAATTTTTGTTGGTTAAAATAAACtgattttttccagtgtaccGGCATCAATGGGACGGTATAGTGTAGTTTCAGTCCGAGTCGTATGGCATCGGCACGATTTGCTTGTTTTGGCGCACGTTCGTGCTACGCTGCGGCTACGCGATGTCCGGCTGCCGAATTTCAAGTAGCCGCCCAGTAAGCCGGCCCAGACCCTCGATAAAAGCCAATGTCAATGTGAGCCCTCCATTCAATTGCTAGCCAGCGTCGGAGTCGAGCAGTTTAGTGTCGAACGGATTACCAGATACTCATCCTCAAGGAATCAAATCACCTACAgtcaaatcaaatcgaaatgGCCGCCAACCAGAAGATTGTGTTCGCCCTCGTCTGCCTCTTTTTGGCATGTGATTTGGTGCTAGGTCAGCAGCAGGCGGCCAACAGCTCGGATGCGGACTCGGATGTGGCGGGTTAGTGATCTTGCTAAATTGGTTACAGTGTTGCTGAGGATATTTTCCGTGATAATAAGTTACCAGAGACGGTGATCTAATACATTGTGATCGGAGTTGCAtattaaaagtgaaataatCCATCTTTACTGTGTAAATTTCTATATCAACTTGTCATTTTCGATTCTAATAATCTTTTTGTGCATTATTCCAGAAAGCCGTACTTTTGGCCATCATTTCCTGCGGCGCATCAGCTTCGCCTTGGTGCCCGGCGCCTTCGTCGTGGGCGTGATCACCACCCTGCTGGCGGCCTTGACCGTCGTCTCCATCAAGGGACTGGGCGTGGGCGTCATCCTGCTGGTGCTGGCCATCGGACAAATGCTGTCCCGTGCTCTTCCCGTCCAGGCAGCCGCCGCCTATGCCGCAGCACCCGTTCCCGTCCAGGCACCCGTGCCGGTGGTCTACTCCCACTCGCACACCCAGCAGCCCGTCTGGTTGGAGAAGGAGTGGTAGAGGATTTGGTTCGGTTTTGGCTGACCAGGATGACAATGCAAGACCAGGGATAACGGCGAGCTGGTAGCGGGTCAGGATTCAGATTTACCTCAGCCTCAGCGAGCGTGcaaccaaataataatttaagtctagtttaaattatttatttaacttatttatttataacaagTCAAAGATGGCAAAGACATTTAGCAGAGAATTTGTACTATGAAATTATTATACAAATTAGTCTGCTAAatgaatacaaattaaaattgagcAAGGAAGAAAcatattgaaaataatttgggAAACGAAAAGTTCTAATGAAAAGAAGATAAATACTTATAATAAAAGCACATTAAAACATCTAAAACCTTGATCAATGAAAATACTGGAAAAGTAAATTATTTGGTCTGAGCTTATCTAAATGTTTATCAGATGTTTGAGTAACAAATCAATAATCGAAATTTCCTGTTGACAGCGCCAATGGATTTTATTCGATTGCGTGTGCTTTACTGCTGaaatgaaaagtgaaatttctATCTCATTTTGTATGCAACAGAGGGAGTTCGTGATTTACGGTTCTTTTAACTGCTCTTCCGCAGTGCCACACGTATAGAAAGCTATATATGGATAAAGATACTCGTACTCCCAGTTCCAAAATAATCGAAATGGGTCACAGTTAGTCGGAACAGCAATGCCGATAATTGTCTGGGGCCCAGATTTCTCCGTGACTTTGCTCATAGCTCATTATGGTTGGAAACTAATTAATTAACTCTCACTTGATCCATCGTCACTTAATTCAAAGCGTATCGATTTTCTAACGATCTAGCCAGCCACTCAATCATCTCAAATCCGGCTTTAATTGTTCCACTTTGTGGCAATTTTTACAATTTTGCACACTGTCAACAAAGTATCGCCTCTAATGGAtggcttttaaattaattgattaaattcttgcaatataatttaataataattgtagTAGTAATTGTAATATGTAGAATATTCCCTCGATACTTTGGTTTAAGTTTTTGCTTTCATATGAGGTTTCAAAATGTTCTACTTTAAACGAACACCTGGTGCACCGTTGAGTTACTTTTACTTGCAGACGCACTGGTGGCACAGTTTATGCCACAGATAACTTGGCCAGGTGCGCCAGATTCTCAGCGCGAAAAGAACTGATTCTGACAAAGATTAGAGGAATGACAACTGGACACAGAATTTTGGATGTAAACAATCAAATGTATCGGCCATAAGTTAGGCAAGTGGGGCAAGTACCTCGCAGCATGCAGCATGTGGCAAGTAAGAGCGAGTGCCGCCTGACCCGCTAAACTAAATCTAAGAGGCAGTCGAGCGTTGGCGATCGCAAACCAGTTGGCCCGGCCGGAGGAAAGTAGTGGCCAAGAATTGGCATTCAGTTGCCAGACAATCGGGCTAGGATGGCAGCTGCACTTGGCCAAGATGTGCATTCAGTTTTCCACTGTCACTGATGCCGTGCAGTTGTGTTGTGTAGGCAGAAGCGAAATAAACATACAAAAATGCGAGCTAACTCGACGAGATCCTTATCCTGGCACATCCTGCTCGGACTTTGGCTGTTTCTCTTGCTGAACGTACACACATCACTTGGCCAAGATGCAGTGCCTCCTAGCGAAGACTTGAACCCGAGCACTGGTCGCAGTCAGTCGGCGAATAGTGTGTCATACTTTAAGGCGTCCATTCCAATGAGAATCTACGAGTGTCTGCGGGAGTTCACCATGCTACACTGCACGAAATTGTACGTGCTGCAGAAAATGGAGGAGCGCCACCAGATGCCAAACAGTGGCAATCTCACCCGCGACTTTGTGGATCAGTTCTTCGGGGACGAGACACACATGGGCAGTCTGGTGGGCAAGAAGTACCACAAAATGTCCGAGAAGGAGCTCAACCAGCGGCTGGTTGTTAACTTTCAGCGATTCTTTAAGCATCGCGATCTCAAGATGCACTTCCTGCCCGGAATGCTGGTGAAGATTGTGCCCAGCAAGGACAACAAACTGAAGTTCTCGATCAAGAAGGGTGAGCTAATCAGagaatttattaatattaatttattaataccTAACATTTTAGCTAGTTACTAGGTATAGcaatcgttttatttttatctttcCATATGGATAAGAATGAAGATGCACACATATTAAGATACTTTCACACATTAGTGTCGTCTTTCATATAGCGAACTTGGCTACTTTGATTTTAAGCGTGGCTTTCGTAATCTTGAAATATTTGACACATACCCAAACGAGTGATATGGATTTtgtattatataattatattatttttaaaatttgtaaattagCACAGCACATCCAGAGTTGCTAGACGTTTTAAGAGACAAGCATCTGAGAACGGTACACAACATTCGAAAAATAATTATTGGCAATGTTGTTCAGGAAGCAAAgctgaatttaaatttacgGCAATAACattcattgaaaataataaccataataataatgggaaacaaacaaatttgttGTTTCCTTTTTGAACAACTACACTAAACTAAATACTACTTATATTCTACAGCACCCAAATCCCGGATGGGTCGTTCTCGAAGACGTGAGACCGAAGAAATGGACCTGAACCTAATGAATATTCCGTCCATTGGTGGGGGTGGTGCCAATAGTGGAAGTGTGGAGACCTACGAACCGGAAGCGGAAGGAGATTCCAAGCAGCAGGGGTTATTGGGGGGCGGAGGAGGCGTGGCCGGTGGCGAGGGAGGCGGCGGAGGCATTCTGGGTAAGCGCAAGAAGAAGAACTCGTACAAGGTGACCATGATGCAGGTGGCGGTGCCAATGCTGATCTTCCCCGTCGTCCTGCTTGGCAGCCTTCTGCCCTTCATCCTGCCCGCCCTTAAGATGGCCACCATACTGTCGCTGGTGATGAACAATGGCGCCTTTATGGCGGCTTTACTGTATGCCGCCCGTACCCAGTTCAACACCCACGAGGAGCAGCACATCAGCTACAGTTAGCTCCCGCATTAGTGTCCATTTAGTGTCCTTCGATCATTTTCCATTAAATGCCTCTTTCATTGCTTCATTATTTCCATGTCTGTggaagcaaataaaaaagaaatataaactttttgcaatatttatttactattcAACAAATCGTTCACATCCGCAAAAGGTCCCAAAATGCATTTGAACTTTTAGTTAATGACCAGTTTTAAACTAACTACAGAATTAAAGCCCTTTCAAGGTGTTAAAAGGTTAATGACAcctaataaatttgaaatgggGAAATTTATTGTacttcaaaatataattacagcaattataaacagtAGAAGTCGTAAACATTTAGAAACCGAGAGTAGGCACGAGTTAAACAAATGTATTAATGTTTATTAATATGTTGTTATTACTCACCATTACATAATCAGTTAAGTAATTAAACACTCATTTGGAGTTAAACAAATTTAGTAATGTTTATTGATATGTTGTACTTACTCACCATTACAAATAGTTCTCactatgcaaatatttaatcaaTTAAGTAATTAAACACTCATTTGGATCTTGAGAAGTATTGCGTATTTCATCCCTTTCCGATAATAAGtttcttacaattttttttgtttggttttttataatttttgttataATTTTCAACAATAGTTGGATTGAAATGTACAATTTAGACCTACATAACTAACACAATGTACACACACATAAAAGTCGATGCTTAAAATAGATCTTAGCAGGTACGCTTAATTCTAGAACCTCTTGCGTAAATATACagttattaatatataaaaatagagATAGAGATATGGAGAGGGAGAGGGTGGCAGATGTGTTCATTATCCCCGAACGACAAGTGCGAGATACGGATTGTGTAGAGAATTAATAGGGTGCAGGTTTTTTTTAACACTCCGTTGCTGCGAACGAGTTGCATTGACTAATCTCGAATagttttcatttgttttgtaGTATTTGGAATTGAAGCCATTGATATATAAGATGTCCTTGCTGCCATCATACCGGGTCCCACGATCGGAATCCCCCTTAGGTagttattttcagtttttagttTACAGCCACCACTCAGATACGCAGGCAGTACGGAGAATAGgcaattaatataattaaatactGAAGACCCGATGTGGCAGCAAGAAGTGTGTTCGTTTTGGGTGAACTCCCACTGGTCCCCGATCTCTAATCCAGCTTGCACTCGGACTCCTTGTTCACCACATTGGCTCCCTTGCGATCCTCCTCGCTGATATCCTTGTCGTCCCATCCCCAAATGGCGTGCTCCTCCTTCTCGTGATCCAGGTGGGCCACCAGCTCGCTGGTCGGAATggcactgttgttgttggcatcCAGCAGGGCGGCAATGTGGGAGCCATCGCCAGTGCGAAGGACTCGCTTGTAGACCATCTCCTGCGACACAAACTTCAGGTCATAGGCTTGTCCTGTGGGAGATAAAGATAAAGGTAAGTGTTAGTAAATATGCAAGGGCATAGAGCGCAGCAGAACCTACCGATTTTAGCCATCACATCGATAAATGCCGTCGTCCAGTTGAAGCTGTAGGTGCCCAGCTCGGCTGCCTTGTAGTCCCAGGGGAAGACGTGGTGGTAGTTGTGCCATCCCTCGCCGATGGTCAGGGTGGACACCAGCTTGTTGTTCATGGCGCTCACGTTGACATCGTAGGGCTTCATGCCGTAGAAGTGGGCGGCGCTGTTCACCAGCCAGGTGAAGTGCAGCGACAGGCAGAAGCGCAGCATGGAGCAGGTGAAGAAGCAGACGCGCAGCGAGCTGCCCATCACGTAGTAGGGGAAGATCATGGGCAGGGCGAAGCAGCAGATGGGCATCACCACAAAGTACATTCTACGAAAATAATAAGTGGTATAAGTACATAAAATAGAGGGATTAAAGTTAGAATAATTGCAACTCCTTAGAATCAATGGAACATTGACTATTGTTCATTGTTCATTCATTACTTAGCAAACTTCAAGAAAACATTATTGAAAGCACACTACTTACTTCTTCTGGAACATAACGACGGGATCCTGCTCAATGTCCTCCATGGAGATCTGCTTGCCCTTGCTGGTCACATCGGGGTGCTTCTTGCACATCAGCCAGCCCATGTGGGCGAAGAAGAAGCCGCGTCGGGAGTTGTGGGGATCGGCGTGTGTGTCGGTGAACTTGTGGTGCACACGGTGGTCACGGGTCCACTCCCAGATGCTGTTCTGGAAGGCCAGGGACTGGCACAGCATGAGGAAGATGCGCAGTGGCAGCTTAGCCTTGTAGGCCTTGTGCGACCACAGACGATGCACTCCGGCCGTGATGCCGAGACCGCCGAGGAACATGGTGGCATAGACTGCAGATGAACCCAGAAGCTTAGTAAGGCAAAGACGGAACGCGGTGATACTCAGACTCACCTGGCAAGAGTTCCCAGTAGGCACTCTCGGCGAACACCAGGTACAGACCGTACAGGGCCATCGAGTGGAGGATGACGAAGAGTCCCACGTTGCGCCACACGATCTCCAGTTCGTAGGGCTTGTTCTCGGGCGTCTTGGCCTCCGCCTTCTTGGCCAACTTCTGGCTGGGCGCGGCTGCTGGAGGGGCGGCGGAAGCGGCTGGTGTGGCggccattttgttgttgttgccatcGGCAATGGCCGTCTCGGCCAATATAAAGGTACTGCCTATTATGTTGGGCGACATCTGCAAGCGTAACCGGAAAAGATACATATTCAGCAATTAGTATACCCCATTAGCATTCAATAGTATTCGTCTTTCTGATTTATAGCCTGTCGTCTCGACTATGTGGAGCCCACACGGAGATGCAAATCTATCTGTGGGTGCTCCTCTGTGGCAGTGCTTTCCCTCATTTAAATGCAGGACGCATTGCTATATCACTATGGCACTATGGATCTCCATATGGAAGGCATCACCCCAGCTGCACGACTAATTATGGTCCACAATTGAGGTGAGTGCCGATCGGCGACCTTCGGCAGTTGGCCAGCTTCAATGATACTCAAAACTGATAAAAAAATAGCAAGCCGGAAGCGCAAAAAGAGAATTCCGAATAAAACGAAATCCAAAACCCAAGCCGAATAAATCGAAACAACAAAATCCCCGCAGAAAAACtatcaatatttttttttatgttgtaCACGACGAATGGATATTTGCATATCCATTCTTTACAAACGTACGTTTCAGTCTATCATTGAAAACCAGAAAAGGTTGGTCAAGAACCCCAATAGTTGTGCCCCAAGCGTAAAGGTTCTTTCAAGATCATTTTATACGATACTGCATATAAGCTGGAAAATCGTGGAAAATTCTATGAAATGCATTGAGGAGTCCAAAGCCATTGGTGATTTAGGCAGACAGTTTGCGAATTTGAATAAGTTTGTTATTTATGCAGAGCTGAATTAATTCATGAGCAGGGGCTAGGTGAAAAAGTTCAGTGCGacacattgcgcatacgccctCTGGGTCCATTTAATGGCACCACACAATATGCACTTTGTAGCCGTGCAATTTTCAAATCTCCGTCTCTGggacatttaaataattgcgGGTGCTGAGACATCGTCACATAGAGTTGGCAACAAAAAtaagttggccaaaatggcTGAATGGCTGATCTTCAACTCTCTAGAATAGATAAATTAGACAACCGGTTGACCTCAGAGTGGTTGCATGTCTCGTATGGAttcaaaacaaaagtattCTTATTACTGCTAGCTGTGCGCATAGATTCGAAGCCATTAACTCTCCGCGGTTCAATGTCAATTCGGgtgttttgaattttattcgcCTGCTTAAATCGGTCTTTCGGACTAGGTGGCCTTTGGCCCAGTACGATATGTAAACCACTGGAAATTACAGCCACTATTAGGAGGTAATTCGTTATCAGGTGCTAGGGAATGTAATTGAATATACGATAAAGCTCGCGATCAACTTAATATCATGCAGGTGCCACGCGCTGGCTGAATTAAACTAGTTTTGCCACGGGTCTTCTTCAGATCGATTCCGATACTCGGATGAGTCCAGCGCTCAATCATCCTTACCGGAATATTAGCATAGTTAAGTAACCGCGATAAATTTATGTATAGAATTGCTTTTGTTTCGGGTTCTCCAACGCCGAATCAAGGTTGGTGTTGCCAACGAGTTTTGGGGGGTTTTTGGCAGAATGTGTCTTCATACTTTGGGTTCATCTGTGGGTTTTCGTGCTCAGCGTTTCTTGGGACGGGAAGTCGTCACAGAGCACTGTCGAAGTAATAAATAGAATGCGAAAGCTTATAGTTATGGGACCTGACTCAAATCTAATGCGGGGTGTGATTGATACCACGGGAGGAGCTCCATTGATCGATTCGAGCAGCGCACGCAGCTGGAAACGCTTTTCGCATACCAAATATACATTCAGTCATGATGGAGCCCAGAACTGAAACTGGGAACGTGACTTTGGTCTGGTCTGGACGGACTCTACGGCTTTCCATCTAAGCAGATCCCACCGGACTTAATATGCTTATGACCACATTATGCGTGGCATCCATACTcattatttcttatatattaCTCTGACGCATTCGCAATTAGCGCTTGCGGCTAGGAAAAAAGAGATTAGATTCGAAACGAATTGATTCGTGAAACTAAACTCCAAAAGTCAACTATATAGAATTCCATTCGTTCCATTTAGGGCTAGCATAATTTTTAGAATTATGAGGGCTACGTGGGGCGGCAATTGCTACTTTTTAGGTCTTGCCTCATACGCTTTATTAAATTCTTttcataaatataatttattgctcTATGAAATGCCATTCTCTGTGCGTGAATCACATGGCCGATTGAAGTGCTATCTGTCGATAGCTGTTGAAATTCGGCTCAAACTTTTATGATGGGCAATCGAACTGGCTTTGATTTCCTGCTTGCTGACTTCCGTAAAAATAGTTCCAAAAGCATACAGGTTTCATTCATCGGTCAGTTCATATAAGAAATATGACCCAGACTCACCTTTAAGGTTTGAGTTTGCAACTAAGTTTGTAGAAATCCAAGTGAAAAACTCAAAATCCGCTGAGTTTGGTTCGCTCACACTACACTTGATCACTGTTGGCACTAGAGTTCGTTTTCGAATCGCCTCGATAAGGACGATTCCGCGATATATGATAGCTTTTTGTTTGGGTTCTCCGCTTTTTACAGCCACAACACACGGCACGTCCACGAGGCGCGATGAATGCACGGCGTATGAGGGATCGTAGCAACTGGCAGTGCTTTTTAAGCGCCTAGTTCAAAGAATTCGCACACCGCACCGCGATCGATCGTTAGACGCTGGCTTTTTGAGACTTTGAGACGCTGATCGGCCGAGAGAGCTGGCGGATGGATACAGTGCCTCAAAAGTTAACCAACACCGAAATTTAAAGCCGTCTCTCTGCGACTTCGACGCTTCTGCCGACGCTTCGGTTCTTAAGACGATCGTTTCGGATCGGTTCGGTTTGGATCGTATAATATCGTATGCGATCGTATCGTATTGGAGCAAATGGGATCTCGGATATACGGGGCCGGGGTCGCTTAGGCTATATCTTTTGCTTGTATGCGTCTCATAATATTCGGCGCGTGGCTGTTGGGGAACTTGGTCTTATGGCGGATAGCATAGAATATCCAGTTCACTTGCACTTTCCATTGAAATGAAGTGATATGTATTAGGGGTAAGTCCCCTGGAAAATGAATCTGTTAGTGGCTCTGCTCACGTACGAAGTGAAGCCACAACATTTGGCCAAGTTTATTgcgtgcttttttttttggtttttttagATCATCGCGGGTCAAGCGGTTCAAACTTCGGTCAAGTGAGCTCGCGTCACGTCGAtctttgatttctttttttattttctcatcTTTTTTTGGGGCTTTGTACCGCCTGCTAATGAAGTGCTTGGGAAAAATGTTTTCGAATTTCGGTATTATATAATGTTCTTAGGATCTGGACCATATATAACGCGATGTATGTCATATGCCAAACGATTAACCAGTTTGCCACCTTGGCCTTATCTCCATATGCATATTCAGATGATTTTGGCCAACTGGTAACAGATTCTAATTGATTTTGTCGTTTGTTTTCAGACATTTTCCCCGCCGCATGGCCGACATATAATTGCTGTTTAGTCCGTCCAAATATTTGGCCAAGCGACTCATGAAATGGGCCAATAATGGCTCGATTCTTTTGGGTGTTTTTTGTGGAGCTGGCTGAGTAAACAGCCATTACCGCATCGCAGGTTAAGAAGAGGTGGCCCAAAAAAATGCCTTTGTTGACAGTTTTCGCGTTGTTGCGGTTTCTGATAATTGCCGGGTTTTCACACCAACGCCGCAAAGTTGAACTAAGCCGGGCCTAATTTTGTTTAGTGGCGGCCActaaaattgtttgccatcTGCCAGCATTCGGTGTCAAAAACCCCTTCTCGAGCCGAAGGTTTCGTGGCCCCGAAGGTCACATGTTGCATCTTGCAGCTTGAAATTGCATAGTGGTTACTCAGTGGGTTAAACAGCGCCGGGTTAACCGGTTTGGCATCACGTTTCCGTCCGATTCCCAGCCAAGTTGGCCTGTAATCGCACTACcctaaaaaatataaacaaatatgccACGATTTTATGGCTTTCGATTTCAATCAGCATAATTCCAGAGTTTATTTCCAACACGTGGCCACTAAAGAGTCATTAAACCGCCATATTTTGTGTCCATTTGTGAATGGGAAATAAAATTGATTGCATATTAcccattttattaaattattattttgttttactaGTTGTATgtagtttaaataaaaattgagCTAATGGAAAATACTCGGAGGATTTGAACAAAACTCCAAAGCCTCTTATT is part of the Drosophila sechellia strain sech25 chromosome 3R, ASM438219v1, whole genome shotgun sequence genome and encodes:
- the LOC6621776 gene encoding protein apnoia; the protein is MAANQKIVFALVCLFLACDLVLGQQQAANSSDADSDVAESRTFGHHFLRRISFALVPGAFVVGVITTLLAALTVVSIKGLGVGVILLVLAIGQMLSRALPVQAAAAYAAAPVPVQAPVPVVYSHSHTQQPVWLEKEW
- the LOC6606555 gene encoding uncharacterized protein LOC6606555, whose amino-acid sequence is MRANSTRSLSWHILLGLWLFLLLNVHTSLGQDAVPPSEDLNPSTGRSQSANSVSYFKASIPMRIYECLREFTMLHCTKLYVLQKMEERHQMPNSGNLTRDFVDQFFGDETHMGSLVGKKYHKMSEKELNQRLVVNFQRFFKHRDLKMHFLPGMLVKIVPSKDNKLKFSIKKAPKSRMGRSRRRETEEMDLNLMNIPSIGGGGANSGSVETYEPEAEGDSKQQGLLGGGGGVAGGEGGGGGILGKRKKKNSYKVTMMQVAVPMLIFPVVLLGSLLPFILPALKMATILSLVMNNGAFMAALLYAARTQFNTHEEQHISYS
- the LOC6606556 gene encoding stearoyl-CoA desaturase 5; this translates as MSPNIIGSTFILAETAIADGNNNKMAATPAASAAPPAAAPSQKLAKKAEAKTPENKPYELEIVWRNVGLFVILHSMALYGLYLVFAESAYWELLPVYATMFLGGLGITAGVHRLWSHKAYKAKLPLRIFLMLCQSLAFQNSIWEWTRDHRVHHKFTDTHADPHNSRRGFFFAHMGWLMCKKHPDVTSKGKQISMEDIEQDPVVMFQKKMYFVVMPICCFALPMIFPYYVMGSSLRVCFFTCSMLRFCLSLHFTWLVNSAAHFYGMKPYDVNVSAMNNKLVSTLTIGEGWHNYHHVFPWDYKAAELGTYSFNWTTAFIDVMAKIGQAYDLKFVSQEMVYKRVLRTGDGSHIAALLDANNNSAIPTSELVAHLDHEKEEHAIWGWDDKDISEEDRKGANVVNKESECKLD